The Aureispira anguillae genome contains a region encoding:
- the egtD gene encoding L-histidine N(alpha)-methyltransferase, whose product MNKQFAQDVKDGLGATQKSIPYIYFYDERGSWLFQQIMQLPEYYLTDCEICILETYKDKMLEFFGAPKQRFNLIDLGAGDASKTKSLLQHYSEKGVNFTYTPVDLSTSILSALSESLDAAYPNLKHRAINKDYWEAMEQLKEENTDKKERKVVLFLGANIGNFTYDESVEFLTTLKTYLNPGDLVLVGFDLKKRPEIIYKAYLDSKGITAAFNLNLLHRINQELGANFKPNYFRFYPYYNPQTGELRSHLVSQKEQSIHIEALNMEVKFEQWEAIHTEISKKHTLKEIEDLATAAGYTVKQHFLDNKAYFVDTLLEL is encoded by the coding sequence ATGAATAAACAATTTGCACAAGATGTTAAGGATGGTTTGGGAGCTACTCAAAAATCTATTCCCTACATTTATTTTTATGATGAACGAGGTTCTTGGCTTTTTCAGCAGATTATGCAATTGCCAGAATATTATCTAACAGATTGCGAAATCTGTATATTAGAAACCTACAAAGATAAAATGTTGGAGTTTTTTGGGGCTCCAAAACAACGCTTTAATTTAATCGATCTGGGAGCAGGGGATGCTTCAAAAACGAAGAGTTTGTTGCAGCATTATTCTGAAAAAGGGGTAAATTTTACCTATACTCCTGTTGATTTATCAACCTCAATATTATCGGCTTTGTCAGAGAGTTTAGATGCAGCGTATCCCAATTTAAAACATCGAGCGATCAATAAAGATTATTGGGAAGCGATGGAGCAATTAAAGGAAGAAAATACGGATAAGAAGGAACGCAAAGTCGTTTTGTTTTTAGGTGCGAATATAGGTAATTTTACTTACGATGAGAGCGTTGAATTTTTGACCACGCTAAAGACGTATCTCAATCCAGGAGATTTAGTATTGGTGGGGTTTGATTTAAAAAAGCGCCCAGAAATTATTTACAAAGCCTATTTAGATTCTAAGGGAATTACAGCAGCTTTTAACCTAAATTTATTGCATAGAATCAATCAAGAGTTGGGGGCTAACTTTAAACCTAATTATTTTAGGTTTTATCCTTATTATAACCCACAAACAGGAGAATTGAGGAGTCACTTGGTGAGTCAAAAAGAACAATCTATACATATTGAGGCCCTTAATATGGAGGTGAAATTTGAGCAATGGGAAGCCATCCACACTGAAATTTCTAAAAAACATACCCTCAAAGAAATTGAAGATTTGGCTACAGCAGCAGGTTATACCGTAAAACAACATTTTTTGGATAATAAGGCTTATTTTGTAGATACCCTTCTAGAACTATAA